In Glycine max cultivar Williams 82 chromosome 15, Glycine_max_v4.0, whole genome shotgun sequence, the DNA window ATGTGTATATCACAGCACAATTGAGCGCAACCAGTTATAACAGGTGAGAATGTTACCCAAAAGAGATCTTCCACTATGATCAGGATGaaaatattagaaaacaaaacaaaaaacgtACCGAGTAAACCAAATTAGCACACTTAGTACCTACGTTAAACATGACCAACATAATTATGTAGAATACAACCTCGTGGCAATGGGCTCAAGGTCTCTAGAGACCAAACAATGATTTTTACTAGACCGTAAATGCCTCTGATTAGCCACTTTCAAACTCACATAAATACCCTGAAAAACCGGGAGATGATTAAGATTAGTAGCTGTTTTGCCATATTTGTTGGGACTGCTTGGATGGTTGGCTTTGCGGACCACCCAAGGATGCTTCCCGAGGATTTTGTGGCTGATGTTCCAGCGAAATGCCAGTCTGAGATTGGTAGAAATTAGGGTACCCAAGGGGTCCAAAATGCTGTGAAGGCTGTTGCTGCTGTTGCTGCCTTTGCCGAAATCCACCTGGTTGTTGTTGATTCTGTCCCTGCAAATTATAATAGTTGCTGGGAGGAACTGCAGACATTGTTCGAGAGCCAGGGCCCTGAACCCACATGGGAGAATTCTCGTTCTAGAAGAAAACACCAAATAAAACCATTTCAGCTTTACATATAAGCAGCAttagaaaaaaagtaaacaagGTTCCATGTTATATTCTTTCCTCAACCCCACCTCCCCCAAAACTGACAATTCAGAGTTACATAATAGTAACAAAGTGAACTTGAGGTTTGTAAAcaagaataaataaaagaaagtttaaCAGATCACATTTCAACTTGAATCATCATATGATATTTCCAAATTGGCAACTTTTAAGAGAAGAATCGTAACAGGAAAACAAAACCAGTTAAATGtaaatagtttaaaaatcaaGATCTTTGTACCTGCTGTAGTGACATCATATGATTATTGTCCTTAAACTGGGAGTTTATAAGATCCTCATATCCAATGGTTGTCCCAGTAGGAGCAGCAGGTGGATTCAGAGAAAAATTTCCTCCAGGAATGCTTGTTGAACTGCCAAAGCCATATCCAGGAGGAATAGCAGCAGACTGAGGCAAACTGCTGGcagaaacattatttttatactgTGGAAGCACTGCTGCCAGAGATTGGGGATATGTGTTATTTCCAGCAAAAGTCTGCTGAAAAGCTGATGGCATATAGGTATAGCTCTGAGGCAAGAATGGATAGCTAATCATGTTAGCAAAATGCCCCAGAGGAAGAGTAGGTTGGGAGTAGGGATGCACAGCAAGGTGCTGAGGAAGTGCAGGTCCAGTGGCAACACCTGCACCAGACAGGGTTTGTGCATTAGGTTGAGGTGTAGTAATGCCACTAGCTCTTAGAGCCTGCAAATTGACAAGAGAAACAATCAAACtgaattccaaaaaaaaatatcttcctATCCTAtaacaacaatttcaaaataTGGATGCAACAATTAAACCTGCAAATCTAATCATTAGCAAATAATTTAAATCCAGAATACACCCACTACCAGCTCTAAAAACATTTCTGTTAATACGAAACCAATCAATTTGACCAGCAATATAGGAAAACCAACACAATCATCTGATTTGAGTTGATTAACCAGATGTAAGTCAGCTTTAACTAATGTATAAAGTAGCAAATACAGTTggcatttaatatatatatatatattacaccaTATTCATAGCTAGGTGAAATTTGTGATACAGCTAATGAATAttacattataaataatttattggaATACCACCACAGCACTTCAATATACTATAAACCAGATTTCTTAATTCCACTATTGCACTTCTTAGGCTAAGAAtgatataaaattcaaaatactaTGTCATCCATAACATTTCATTTAAACAACTTAACATCTCATTATATAGAGAAACTTAAATAAGCTTATTAGAGCAGAAGTGCACCTCTGACACGGTTATGGTGGAACTACCAATGTTACTATATTTTGTAGGCATCGATTGTGTTGCAGGGAAGGGTAAGTATGGAATATCTTCTCTTGCTGTTTGAACTGGCAATGACAACAGAGCACTGGGCAAAGAATTTGTATGCACCTGCTAAAATATTGACGGAATGACAGTAAAATTTAGATCTACATGGCAGGATTGCTAGATAGAATTGCAAGATATAAGACAGAAACTAAAGcaatatcaaatattaaaactacAGATGATTCACATAATGCAGTTTTAGGGGGGAGGGGGCAATTTAACTATAGTAATGTATTccttcaaacaaacaaaaacaagtgtTCAGAAACATCTAATGAGGCTTGGTTTGTTTTATAGGTGCACATTCTTGCAATCAGCTGTTTTGCTGAAGGAACAAATTTCTACTTCAAAAAATTGCTTCTGAACACGAGATTTTCATATTTCCGGCCATGAAATATCTAATAAAAACAGGCAGTAAGTCATTCTAAACTTATTCACTAAAGATCTAAAATATGACCAAGCCATAAAACATGAATTACCATTACACCAGAGAAGGGAGCAAGATTCTGCATCTGTGAGCTGGTCTGTGAAAGAGGAAATGTGACCTCCGGTTGTTGGgcattttcataattaaatccATGAGACTGGGATGTAAATGAATACTGATTTTCCTGAGCAATTTCAGGGGGGTCCGGTTTTAAAGCCTCTTGTTGTGAAATGGAAGTATGTTCATAGGTCCCAGCACTTACACCAGTTCCTTGAACTAAATTTCCATCTGAGGTAGTAGTAGCAGTAGTAGAAAGATGCTCATCCCCGTAATAGTCAGGATTTCTGCAAGAAAGATATCTTTAAGGAAACTAAGAATAATTATGATATTGCAAGTTAGGACAAAGTATACTATTATATAAGCAACATACCTAGTGTCTGAGTTCTCAATTGTTGAAACATCTGTTGCACCAGATGTATCCTCCAAGCTACTTTTCAAAGGCCTAGATGTAAATGACCCAGATCCAGAAAGGGGGTTTCCAGATCCAAAACTTCCAAAGCTCAGATTCATGCATTCTGGAGTATGGAGTAGTAGGTGATTTGGAATTACTACAGAAGGATTCTCATGTTCTTGTTCTGTCCCCTGATCATCTCTCTGTATATTTAGCTGCTCTATGTTTGCAGCCACTGATGAAACATCATCTTCAGCTgaaaggaagaaattaagaattaagaCTATAACCAGGCGCATGTCCAAGATAAAATTATGAACAGTAGGCATAAAGCATCCCAGTTGCCAATgtcattatcataaaaaaagatGTCTGTTAGATACTGAGATTGGTAGGAATATTATGTCTATGTACACCATAAAAAAGATGTACCTCCTGTGTTATCCTCTGACGTACTTTTAGCAGATATAGAAGCAGATTCAACATTGTCTGCATTCTCAACAGAACCATCTTCAGCTACATGTTCATCCAAGTGAGTTTTCTGCTGCCAATCAGCTTCAGCAAAGCTTGATGAGTTTGCATAGTACTCAGAATTTGCATGGGCATCCACATCTGCATATACTATAACATCATGTTGGTTCTCAATACAAGGCCATTCATCATTCTGTGGAACATTGTCGCTAATGACATGGCCTTGATTAGTATTTGTTtctgaaactttggaagcataACCTTGCAATGAATGCAAATTGTTATCTGAAGCTGCTGGAGGCATGAAGACATTCTGATGATTACAACTCTGGATGGAAGAGTTATGCATGGATGGCCTGGCCTGTGGCCTACCCATCTTGACAATGTCGGCCATTGATACTTGACCTGTATTCCCTGTCCA includes these proteins:
- the LOC100782498 gene encoding uncharacterized protein isoform X3, whose protein sequence is MSGKGGGSHNNGGGKALSATIPASSRKMVQSLKEIVSNFPDHEIYATLKDCNMDPNEAVSRLLSQDPFHEVKSKREKKKEIKDPTDSRSRGSGTNNTSSRGGGRAGTDRYGGRGGANQFGSSDYGLQGKPVYKKENGAPTFGGSTSSAPSVLGNNTNTRLPSYSDSVVTEKTYAFGIGDGPSSSSQRAGLQSAWTGNTGQVSMADIVKMGRPQARPSMHNSSIQSCNHQNVFMPPAASDNNLHSLQGYASKVSETNTNQGHVISDNVPQNDEWPCIENQHDVIVYADVDAHANSEYYANSSSFAEADWQQKTHLDEHVAEDGSVENADNVESASISAKTEDDVSSVAANIEQLNIQRDDQGTEQEHENPSVVIPNHLLLHTPECMNLSFGSFGSGNPLSGSGSFTSRPLKSSLEDTSGATDVSTIENSDTRNPDYYGDEHLSTTATTTSDGNLVQGTGVSAGTYEHTSISQQEALKPDPPEIAQENQYSFTSQSHGFNYENAQQPEVTFPLSQTSSQMQNLAPFSGVMQVHTNSLPSALLSLPVQTAREDIPYLPFPATQSMPTKYSNIGSSTITVSEALRASGITTPQPNAQTLSGAGVATGPALPQHLAVHPYSQPTLPLGHFANMISYPFLPQSYTYMPSAFQQTFAGNNTYPQSLAAVLPQYKNNVSASSLPQSAAIPPGYGFGSSTSIPGGNFSLNPPAAPTGTTIGYEDLINSQFKDNNHMMSLQQNENSPMWVQGPGSRTMSAVPPSNYYNLQGQNQQQPGGFRQRQQQQQQPSQHFGPLGYPNFYQSQTGISLEHQPQNPREASLGGPQSQPSKQSQQIWQNSY
- the LOC100782498 gene encoding GBF-interacting protein 1 isoform X5; translated protein: MSGKGGGSHNNGGGKALSATIPASSRKMVQSLKEIVSNFPDHEIYATLKDCNMDPNEAVSRLLSQDPFHEVKSKREKKKEIKDPTDSRSRGSGTNNTSSRGGGRAGTDRYGGRGGANQFGSSDYGLQGKPVYKKENGAPTFGGSTSSAPSVLGNNTNTRLPSYSDSVVTEKTYAFGIGDGPSSSSQRAGLQSAWTGNTGQVSMADIVKMGRPQARPSMHNSSIQSCNHQNVFMPPAASDNNLHSLQDVDAHANSEYYANSSSFAEADWQQKTHLDEHVAEDGSVENADNVESASISAKSTSEDNTGAEDDVSSVAANIEQLNIQRDDQGTEQEHENPSVVIPNHLLLHTPECMNLSFGSFGSGNPLSGSGSFTSRPLKSSLEDTSGATDVSTIENSDTRNPDYYGDEHLSTTATTTSDGNLVQGTGVSAGTYEHTSISQQEALKPDPPEIAQENQYSFTSQSHGFNYENAQQPEVTFPLSQTSSQMQNLAPFSGVMVHTNSLPSALLSLPVQTAREDIPYLPFPATQSMPTKYSNIGSSTITVSEALRASGITTPQPNAQTLSGAGVATGPALPQHLAVHPYSQPTLPLGHFANMISYPFLPQSYTYMPSAFQQTFAGNNTYPQSLAAVLPQYKNNVSASSLPQSAAIPPGYGFGSSTSIPGGNFSLNPPAAPTGTTIGYEDLINSQFKDNNHMMSLQQNENSPMWVQGPGSRTMSAVPPSNYYNLQGQNQQQPGGFRQRQQQQQQPSQHFGPLGYPNFYQSQTGISLEHQPQNPREASLGGPQSQPSKQSQQIWQNSY
- the LOC100782498 gene encoding uncharacterized protein isoform X2, translated to MSGKGGGSHNNGGGKALSATIPASSRKMVQSLKEIVSNFPDHEIYATLKDCNMDPNEAVSRLLSQDPFHEVKSKREKKKEIKDPTDSRSRGSGTNNTSSRGGGRAGTDRYGGRGGANQFGSSDYGLQGKPVYKKENGAPTFGGSTSSAPSVLGNNTNTRLPSYSDSVVTEKTYAFGIGDGPSSSSQRAGLQSAWTGNTGQVSMADIVKMGRPQARPSMHNSSIQSCNHQNVFMPPAASDNNLHSLQGYASKVSETNTNQGHVISDNVPQNDEWPCIENQHDVIVYADVDAHANSEYYANSSSFAEADWQQKTHLDEHVAEDGSVENADNVESASISAKSTSEDNTGAEDDVSSVAANIEQLNIQRDDQGTEQEHENPSVVIPNHLLLHTPECMNLSFGSFGSGNPLSGSGSFTSRPLKSSLEDTSGATDVSTIENSDTRNPDYYGDEHLSTTATTTSDGNLVQGTGVSAGTYEHTSISQQEALKPDPPEIAQENQYSFTSQSHGFNYENAQQPEVTFPLSQTSSQMQNLAPFSGVMVHTNSLPSALLSLPVQTAREDIPYLPFPATQSMPTKYSNIGSSTITVSEALRASGITTPQPNAQTLSGAGVATGPALPQHLAVHPYSQPTLPLGHFANMISYPFLPQSYTYMPSAFQQTFAGNNTYPQSLAAVLPQYKNNVSASSLPQSAAIPPGYGFGSSTSIPGGNFSLNPPAAPTGTTIGYEDLINSQFKDNNHMMSLQQNENSPMWVQGPGSRTMSAVPPSNYYNLQGQNQQQPGGFRQRQQQQQQPSQHFGPLGYPNFYQSQTGISLEHQPQNPREASLGGPQSQPSKQSQQIWQNSY
- the LOC100782498 gene encoding GBF-interacting protein 1 isoform X4, which produces MSGKGGGSHNNGGGKALSATIPASSRKMVQSLKEIVSNFPDHEIYATLKDCNMDPNEAVSRLLSQDPFHEVKSKREKKKEIKDPTDSRSRGSGTNNTSSRGGGRAGTDRYGGRGGANQFGSSDYGLQGKPVYKKENGAPTFGGSTSSAPSVLGNNTNTRLPSYSDSVVTEKTYAFGIGDGPSSSSQRAGLQSAWTGNTGQVSMADIVKMGRPQARPSMHNSSIQSCNHQNVFMPPAASDNNLHSLQDVDAHANSEYYANSSSFAEADWQQKTHLDEHVAEDGSVENADNVESASISAKSTSEDNTGAEDDVSSVAANIEQLNIQRDDQGTEQEHENPSVVIPNHLLLHTPECMNLSFGSFGSGNPLSGSGSFTSRPLKSSLEDTSGATDVSTIENSDTRNPDYYGDEHLSTTATTTSDGNLVQGTGVSAGTYEHTSISQQEALKPDPPEIAQENQYSFTSQSHGFNYENAQQPEVTFPLSQTSSQMQNLAPFSGVMQVHTNSLPSALLSLPVQTAREDIPYLPFPATQSMPTKYSNIGSSTITVSEALRASGITTPQPNAQTLSGAGVATGPALPQHLAVHPYSQPTLPLGHFANMISYPFLPQSYTYMPSAFQQTFAGNNTYPQSLAAVLPQYKNNVSASSLPQSAAIPPGYGFGSSTSIPGGNFSLNPPAAPTGTTIGYEDLINSQFKDNNHMMSLQQNENSPMWVQGPGSRTMSAVPPSNYYNLQGQNQQQPGGFRQRQQQQQQPSQHFGPLGYPNFYQSQTGISLEHQPQNPREASLGGPQSQPSKQSQQIWQNSY
- the LOC100782498 gene encoding uncharacterized protein isoform X1, with translation MSGKGGGSHNNGGGKALSATIPASSRKMVQSLKEIVSNFPDHEIYATLKDCNMDPNEAVSRLLSQDPFHEVKSKREKKKEIKDPTDSRSRGSGTNNTSSRGGGRAGTDRYGGRGGANQFGSSDYGLQGKPVYKKENGAPTFGGSTSSAPSVLGNNTNTRLPSYSDSVVTEKTYAFGIGDGPSSSSQRAGLQSAWTGNTGQVSMADIVKMGRPQARPSMHNSSIQSCNHQNVFMPPAASDNNLHSLQGYASKVSETNTNQGHVISDNVPQNDEWPCIENQHDVIVYADVDAHANSEYYANSSSFAEADWQQKTHLDEHVAEDGSVENADNVESASISAKSTSEDNTGAEDDVSSVAANIEQLNIQRDDQGTEQEHENPSVVIPNHLLLHTPECMNLSFGSFGSGNPLSGSGSFTSRPLKSSLEDTSGATDVSTIENSDTRNPDYYGDEHLSTTATTTSDGNLVQGTGVSAGTYEHTSISQQEALKPDPPEIAQENQYSFTSQSHGFNYENAQQPEVTFPLSQTSSQMQNLAPFSGVMQVHTNSLPSALLSLPVQTAREDIPYLPFPATQSMPTKYSNIGSSTITVSEALRASGITTPQPNAQTLSGAGVATGPALPQHLAVHPYSQPTLPLGHFANMISYPFLPQSYTYMPSAFQQTFAGNNTYPQSLAAVLPQYKNNVSASSLPQSAAIPPGYGFGSSTSIPGGNFSLNPPAAPTGTTIGYEDLINSQFKDNNHMMSLQQNENSPMWVQGPGSRTMSAVPPSNYYNLQGQNQQQPGGFRQRQQQQQQPSQHFGPLGYPNFYQSQTGISLEHQPQNPREASLGGPQSQPSKQSQQIWQNSY